One stretch of Bradyrhizobium canariense DNA includes these proteins:
- the dmeF gene encoding CDF family Co(II)/Ni(II) efflux transporter DmeF, with product MHSHSLDQWTHDHVFLGSEHEHNERRTWFVVALTVVMMAGEITAGSFFGSMALLADGWHMATHAAALGIAGFAYLFARQHARSSRFSFGTGKFGDLAAFSSAIILGLIAAQIAYESAYRLVYPIPIAYGEAIPVAVLGLAVNLVSAWLLRETHDHDHHGHGHSHSHGGHDHHDNNLRAAYIHVLADAATSVLAITALVIAMYSRWTWADPAVGIIGSVVIASWAFGLIRASGAVLLDVSADEDLESVIRDRLETKGDRVTDLHLWQVGPGHRAAVISLVSDNPLPPATYKRRLGGLKSLCHVTVEVERCPHERLEHQR from the coding sequence ATGCACTCACATTCACTCGACCAATGGACCCATGATCACGTGTTCCTTGGTTCGGAGCACGAACACAATGAGCGCCGCACCTGGTTCGTGGTCGCGCTGACCGTCGTCATGATGGCCGGCGAAATTACCGCCGGATCGTTTTTCGGGTCGATGGCGCTGCTGGCCGACGGCTGGCACATGGCCACTCACGCCGCCGCGCTCGGGATCGCGGGGTTTGCCTATCTGTTCGCCCGCCAGCATGCGCGCAGTTCGCGCTTCAGCTTCGGCACCGGCAAGTTCGGCGATCTGGCCGCGTTTTCCAGTGCGATCATCCTCGGGCTGATCGCGGCCCAGATCGCCTATGAAAGCGCCTACCGGCTGGTTTACCCGATTCCGATTGCCTATGGCGAAGCGATCCCGGTCGCGGTGCTGGGCCTGGCCGTCAACCTTGTCAGCGCCTGGCTGCTGCGCGAGACGCATGACCATGATCATCATGGCCACGGCCATTCCCATTCCCACGGCGGCCACGATCATCACGACAACAACCTTCGCGCGGCCTATATCCACGTCCTGGCCGACGCGGCAACGTCTGTTCTCGCAATCACGGCGCTGGTGATCGCGATGTACTCGCGATGGACCTGGGCCGATCCGGCGGTCGGAATCATCGGCAGCGTTGTGATCGCCAGTTGGGCGTTCGGCCTGATCCGCGCGTCCGGCGCCGTGCTGCTCGACGTCAGCGCCGACGAGGACCTCGAATCCGTGATCCGCGACCGGCTGGAGACCAAGGGCGATCGCGTCACCGACCTGCATCTGTGGCAGGTCGGTCCCGGTCATCGCGCCGCGGTGATATCGCTTGTCTCCGACAATCCATTGCCGCCCGCGACCTACAAGCGCCGCCTCGGTGGCCTCAAGAGTCTTTGCCACGTGACGGTTGAGGTCGAGCGTTGCCCGCATGAACGGCTTGAGCACCAGCGCTGA
- a CDS encoding N-acyl homoserine lactonase family protein: MGLAALLSVVLSANLAHAQTGKPGVEKLYILNCGEGVAGDISRWSPGVNEGQSMDFVDNCYLIKHAQGWFLWDTGIPDAVAAMPNGLPSPDPKGVSWKRPKTLAAQLDQLGVKPSDIKTMAVSHTHPDHIGNVEMFPDAMLYVQKAEYEWPGANNEPRFKPSHPVTKLEGDRDVFGDGSLIILSTPGHTPGHQSLLVKLPKTGAIVLSGDAAHFKSNWDNRRVPSINFSKDETLASMQKISDTLAKDNAQLWINHDRAQRDSLKMSPEFYD; this comes from the coding sequence ATGGGATTGGCTGCGTTGCTGTCAGTTGTTTTGTCAGCGAATCTGGCTCACGCGCAAACGGGCAAGCCGGGCGTCGAAAAGCTTTACATTCTCAATTGCGGCGAGGGCGTCGCCGGCGATATTTCGCGGTGGTCTCCCGGCGTCAACGAAGGCCAATCGATGGACTTCGTCGACAATTGCTATCTCATCAAGCATGCGCAAGGCTGGTTCCTGTGGGACACCGGCATCCCTGATGCGGTCGCGGCCATGCCAAATGGTCTGCCGTCGCCCGATCCGAAGGGCGTCTCCTGGAAGCGTCCGAAGACATTGGCGGCCCAGCTCGATCAGCTCGGTGTCAAACCTTCCGACATCAAGACCATGGCTGTCTCGCATACCCATCCCGATCACATCGGCAATGTGGAAATGTTTCCGGACGCGATGCTTTATGTGCAGAAGGCCGAGTACGAATGGCCCGGCGCCAACAACGAACCTCGCTTCAAGCCGTCACATCCGGTCACGAAGCTGGAGGGGGACCGCGACGTCTTTGGCGACGGCAGCCTGATCATCCTCTCGACGCCGGGACACACGCCCGGCCACCAGTCGTTGCTGGTGAAATTGCCGAAGACGGGCGCGATCGTTCTTTCCGGTGACGCTGCTCATTTCAAGAGCAACTGGGATAACCGCCGTGTTCCCAGCATCAATTTCAGCAAGGATGAGACGCTGGCATCGATGCAAAAGATCTCGGACACGCTGGCCAAGGACAATGCGCAGCTCTGGATCAATCACGACAGGGCACAGCGCGACAGCCTGAAGATGTCTCCTGAATTCTACGACTGA
- a CDS encoding helix-turn-helix domain-containing protein has protein sequence MSRQPSFAASLRWWRRHRGLSQLDLAGRTEISQRHLSFLELGRALPSREMVMRLAVALDVPLRQHNALLISAGFAPVWRQTNLAAPELDQIRSALDYMLAQQEPFPGVAVDRHWNLLRSNSGAVRLVEFLVGPLAPDTPINLADALVAPDILRPHLVNWPDVVRYFIRSVEADAAIDGTPETAALLERLLGYQGVRETLNAPPSELAIAPVLPMHFRKGKTDLRLFTTIATLGIPQDITLQELRIECFFPMDNETAGILRGWSEGTPGARSVAR, from the coding sequence ATGTCGCGGCAACCAAGCTTTGCAGCCAGCTTGCGCTGGTGGCGCCGGCACCGGGGCCTCTCGCAGCTCGATCTTGCAGGGCGCACCGAAATCTCGCAGCGTCATTTGAGCTTCCTGGAATTGGGCCGCGCATTACCCAGCCGCGAGATGGTGATGCGGCTTGCGGTGGCACTCGACGTGCCGCTGCGTCAGCACAACGCCTTGCTGATATCAGCCGGCTTTGCGCCGGTCTGGCGACAGACCAACCTTGCCGCCCCCGAGCTCGACCAGATCCGCAGCGCGCTCGACTACATGCTTGCCCAGCAGGAGCCCTTTCCCGGTGTTGCCGTCGATCGACACTGGAATTTGCTTCGAAGTAATTCGGGCGCGGTGCGCCTGGTCGAATTCCTGGTCGGGCCGCTGGCGCCGGATACACCGATCAATCTGGCCGATGCTTTGGTCGCACCTGACATATTGCGGCCGCATCTCGTGAACTGGCCAGACGTGGTTCGCTATTTCATCCGGAGCGTAGAAGCAGACGCAGCAATCGACGGCACTCCCGAGACCGCGGCTTTGCTCGAAAGGCTGCTCGGCTATCAAGGTGTGCGAGAGACCCTCAACGCCCCACCATCCGAGCTGGCGATCGCGCCGGTCCTCCCCATGCATTTCCGAAAAGGCAAGACCGACCTGCGACTGTTCACGACCATCGCGACACTGGGGATTCCCCAGGACATCACGCTGCAAGAGCTGCGGATCGAATGCTTCTTTCCGATGGATAACGAGACCGCGGGCATCCTGCGCGGCTGGTCCGAAGGCACGCCCGGCGCGCGGTCAGTCGCTAGATGA
- a CDS encoding DMT family transporter — translation MGEGIGVSIALVSSCLGGTAAAVTRYLVGNADPITLAILRWGIGFACVLPTALFLRVRWPQRSDWLAVATLGLCFFGLFFILYNIAIGFTTAARASLALATLPLHTMVVGALLGIEPLTVRKSTGVCVAVLGVVAALASGLSAAPPGAWRGELIMTAAVLCMAFYNVLSRPFIQRSSALGFLALGMGTGAAALIVMGSLTGSIAVLRGFDAAQWTAGVYLGVAGGAFAFILWVLALERATPTRVASTMTANPIAAALLANQLVGEPITVNLVVGLVAVFAGIWIATTGVTPRKLAAS, via the coding sequence GTGGGTGAGGGGATCGGTGTTTCGATTGCGTTGGTCTCGAGCTGCCTCGGTGGCACGGCTGCGGCCGTTACCCGCTATCTGGTCGGCAATGCCGATCCGATTACACTGGCCATTCTGCGCTGGGGAATAGGGTTCGCTTGTGTGCTGCCGACCGCGCTATTCCTTCGCGTGAGGTGGCCGCAGCGCAGTGATTGGCTTGCGGTCGCCACCCTCGGGCTATGCTTCTTCGGTCTGTTCTTTATCCTCTACAACATCGCGATCGGTTTCACGACCGCGGCGCGGGCCAGTCTGGCATTGGCGACGTTGCCGCTGCATACAATGGTTGTCGGTGCGTTGCTTGGTATCGAGCCGTTGACGGTGCGGAAATCAACCGGTGTCTGCGTGGCCGTGCTCGGTGTCGTCGCCGCGCTCGCATCCGGCCTATCAGCGGCACCACCGGGTGCATGGCGAGGCGAGCTGATCATGACCGCGGCGGTCTTGTGCATGGCCTTTTACAACGTCTTGTCGCGTCCATTCATCCAGCGATCGAGCGCGCTCGGCTTCCTGGCGCTGGGCATGGGAACGGGCGCGGCGGCGCTTATCGTGATGGGATCGCTGACCGGCAGCATCGCGGTTTTGCGCGGTTTTGATGCCGCGCAATGGACGGCCGGCGTTTACCTCGGTGTCGCCGGCGGTGCTTTCGCTTTCATCCTCTGGGTCCTGGCGCTGGAGCGCGCGACGCCGACACGCGTCGCCAGCACCATGACGGCCAATCCAATCGCGGCGGCCTTGCTCGCCAACCAACTGGTCGGTGAGCCGATCACGGTCAATCTTGTCGTCGGGCTTGTCGCGGTATTTGCCGGGATATGGATCGCCACCACAGGTGTTACGCCGCGAAAGCTAGCCGCTTCGTAA
- a CDS encoding RidA family protein, which produces MPREATPSIRRINPPELGTPPGYSQIVDVSAGRMIFIAGQTALDRDGHLVGKNDFTAQAAQVFSNLTVALEASGCTPANLVKLTVFLTDMNNLAGYREARNRFLASVAPPAAPAVTLVEVSKLYGPDFMIEIEAIAAA; this is translated from the coding sequence ATGCCCCGCGAAGCAACGCCGTCGATCCGGCGCATCAATCCACCGGAACTTGGAACGCCGCCCGGCTATTCCCAAATCGTCGATGTCAGCGCCGGCCGCATGATCTTCATCGCAGGCCAGACCGCGCTCGATCGCGACGGCCATCTGGTCGGCAAGAATGACTTCACCGCGCAGGCGGCGCAGGTGTTCAGCAACCTCACTGTGGCCCTGGAGGCGAGCGGATGCACGCCGGCCAATCTGGTGAAGCTGACGGTGTTTCTCACCGACATGAACAATCTCGCGGGCTATCGCGAGGCGAGAAACCGCTTCCTTGCATCGGTGGCGCCGCCGGCAGCGCCTGCGGTGACGCTGGTCGAGGTATCGAAACTATACGGCCCGGATTTCATGATCGAGATCGAGGCCATCGCCGCGGCCTGA
- a CDS encoding MFS transporter, which yields MSGRQFPIILGLGTTQTLAWASSYYLPAILADPIARDLGVSSNWIFAAFSASLVLSAVLGPRIGRQIDLVGGRQVLSLSNLTLGAGLALLGVTWSIPVLLLAWLLLGIGMGLGLYDAAFAALGRIYGNASRGAITGITLIAGFASTVGWPLTAWGLDSIGWRDTCFAWAAAHILIGLPINLLILPTVKGTKVTAEKPIKPHIPIDRTMILLAFAFASAWSVTGAMAAHLPRILEAAGATSRQAVTAGALIGPAQVIARIVEASFLSRYHPLVSTRLACLTHPIGAAILALAGGGAASLFAIFHGAGNGILTIARGTLPLAIFGPENYGYRLGIIGAPARMAQAAAPLAFGLLIDTMGERILIVSSALSLAALLALCLLRQESAAS from the coding sequence ATGAGCGGTCGCCAGTTCCCCATCATTCTCGGACTTGGTACGACACAGACGCTGGCCTGGGCTTCGAGCTATTATTTGCCCGCGATCCTGGCCGATCCGATCGCGCGCGACCTCGGCGTTTCCAGCAACTGGATCTTTGCGGCGTTCTCGGCGTCGCTGGTGCTTTCAGCCGTGCTTGGTCCGCGCATCGGCCGGCAGATCGATCTCGTCGGCGGCCGGCAGGTGCTGTCGCTTTCCAATCTGACACTGGGCGCGGGACTGGCACTGCTTGGCGTCACCTGGTCGATCCCGGTGCTGCTGCTGGCCTGGCTTCTGCTCGGCATCGGCATGGGCCTTGGGCTCTACGATGCCGCCTTTGCCGCGCTGGGCCGCATCTATGGCAATGCCTCCCGCGGCGCGATCACCGGCATCACCCTGATCGCCGGCTTTGCCAGCACCGTGGGATGGCCCCTGACCGCCTGGGGACTGGACAGCATCGGCTGGCGCGACACCTGTTTCGCATGGGCGGCGGCGCACATCCTGATCGGCCTGCCGATCAACCTGCTTATCCTGCCCACCGTGAAGGGCACGAAAGTAACGGCGGAAAAGCCGATCAAGCCTCACATCCCCATTGATCGAACCATGATCCTGCTGGCTTTCGCGTTTGCCTCGGCCTGGAGCGTCACCGGAGCGATGGCGGCCCATTTACCCCGCATCCTCGAGGCCGCGGGAGCCACAAGCCGGCAGGCGGTGACCGCCGGCGCGCTGATCGGCCCGGCGCAGGTCATTGCCCGGATCGTCGAGGCGAGCTTTTTAAGCCGCTATCATCCACTGGTGTCGACCCGACTGGCGTGCCTGACGCACCCGATCGGCGCCGCGATCCTCGCGCTGGCCGGCGGCGGGGCGGCCAGCCTGTTCGCGATCTTTCACGGCGCCGGCAACGGCATCCTGACGATTGCGCGCGGCACGCTGCCGCTGGCGATCTTCGGCCCGGAAAATTATGGCTATCGCTTAGGCATTATCGGCGCCCCGGCGCGGATGGCGCAGGCGGCGGCGCCACTGGCGTTCGGATTGCTGATCGACACCATGGGCGAGCGCATCCTGATCGTCTCCTCCGCGCTTAGTCTCGCGGCTCTGCTGGCGCTGTGCCTGCTGCGGCAGGAGTCGGCCGCGTCGTGA
- a CDS encoding adenylate/guanylate cyclase domain-containing protein → MEFTPRLNLMNWLVSQGLTGLPENDMLRGFCERCRAEGLDLSRGLVFIDTLHPIFEGRGFRWNDTETNESDIFEYGSTSAGDAAQNWRRSTFFHMLEHGHDEMQIDLADCASLDFSMIDDLAGKGHRHFVAFVHRFGETGTIGQMDCVYSYWLTRRPDGFSEQGLSALRDLVPLLGLAIKSAAQVDIARTLGRVYLGRDASEQVLRGRISRGVTERINAVLWFSDLRGSTAISENMTPDEIIPFLNDYAQAAIDAIHDAGGDVLKLIGDGVLAMFTGEDMAAARRGALRAEHRFRHNMSTLNARRSAEGRPTTSAYVGLHVGEVFYGNIGSDDRLDFTVVGPAVNEVSRIASMCGSVDREFLASADFRAGLDSAGRGNLVSTGRFALRGIGRAQDLYTLDPVIAADEAAAGRYERYLET, encoded by the coding sequence ATGGAGTTCACGCCTCGACTGAACCTGATGAACTGGCTGGTCAGCCAGGGTCTCACGGGTCTGCCCGAAAACGATATGCTCCGTGGCTTCTGCGAACGCTGTCGGGCGGAGGGGCTCGATCTGTCGCGCGGTCTTGTCTTCATCGACACGCTGCATCCGATTTTCGAGGGCCGTGGATTTCGCTGGAACGACACCGAGACCAACGAGAGCGATATCTTCGAATACGGATCGACCAGCGCGGGCGATGCGGCGCAGAACTGGCGGCGCTCGACCTTCTTTCACATGCTCGAGCACGGCCACGACGAGATGCAAATCGACCTCGCGGACTGCGCTTCGCTCGATTTCTCGATGATCGACGATCTGGCCGGGAAGGGGCACAGGCATTTTGTGGCCTTCGTGCATCGGTTCGGCGAAACCGGCACCATCGGCCAGATGGATTGCGTCTATTCCTACTGGCTGACCCGGCGGCCCGACGGATTCAGCGAGCAAGGCTTGTCGGCGCTGCGCGACCTGGTGCCGCTGCTGGGACTGGCGATCAAATCCGCCGCCCAGGTCGACATCGCGCGAACGCTGGGCCGGGTCTATCTCGGGCGCGACGCCTCCGAGCAGGTTCTGCGCGGGCGGATATCGCGCGGCGTGACCGAGCGCATCAATGCGGTGCTGTGGTTCTCCGATCTGCGCGGCTCGACCGCGATCAGCGAAAACATGACGCCCGACGAGATCATCCCGTTCCTCAACGATTACGCACAGGCCGCGATCGACGCCATTCATGACGCCGGCGGCGACGTGCTCAAGCTGATCGGCGACGGCGTGCTTGCGATGTTCACCGGCGAGGACATGGCGGCTGCCAGGCGCGGCGCGCTGCGGGCCGAGCATCGTTTCCGGCACAACATGAGCACGCTCAACGCCCGTCGCTCGGCCGAGGGCCGTCCGACCACATCGGCCTATGTCGGCCTGCATGTCGGCGAAGTCTTTTACGGCAATATCGGCAGCGACGACCGGCTCGATTTCACGGTGGTGGGACCGGCGGTCAATGAAGTCAGCCGCATCGCTTCGATGTGCGGTTCTGTCGATCGCGAGTTTCTGGCGTCCGCCGACTTCCGCGCCGGTCTCGATTCAGCCGGGCGCGGCAACCTGGTATCCACCGGGCGGTTTGCGCTTCGCGGTATCGGCCGTGCCCAGGATCTCTACACGCTCGATCCTGTCATCGCCGCGGATGAGGCGGCGGCCGGGCGCTATGAGCGTTACCTGGAGACCTGA
- a CDS encoding MFS transporter, with product MAAIDNTLPPTFNRLAWSNLAAQSAEQIALAAAPIVAVLLLGVGEGQTGLLQTALTLPFILFAIPAGMLADRISRRWLMTSAEALRAAALAAILALIWLNLLTLPLLALSGFIAVCGTVAYSVAAPALVPSLVSPKLLPAANARIELARTVAFASGPALGGVLVGWVGAAPAFGFAAALSVVAVVLLSGIYEPARAPAPRRHPLQEIKEGAAFVLHHALLRPVFITQFIFNTASFLLLAVFVPYAVRRLGLSATGVGATLAMYGVGMVVGALSATRVMRRLPFGTVIALGPVIGFIAAVVLALTTFVPSPVLAGFGFFLLGAGPILWVISTTTLRQSVTPPSLLGRVSAINIMSYGARPVGSALGAIVGGFYGAEACLYLAVAIFGAQALVILMSPAVSLAQQPEMVGEPAKALRAC from the coding sequence ATGGCCGCGATCGACAACACGCTGCCGCCGACCTTCAACCGGCTCGCCTGGTCCAACCTCGCCGCGCAATCGGCCGAGCAAATTGCACTGGCCGCAGCCCCCATTGTCGCGGTGCTGCTGCTCGGCGTCGGCGAAGGCCAGACCGGTCTGCTGCAGACCGCGCTGACGCTACCGTTTATCCTGTTCGCGATCCCGGCAGGCATGCTGGCCGACCGCATCTCGCGGCGCTGGCTGATGACGTCAGCGGAAGCGCTGCGGGCGGCCGCCCTCGCCGCTATTCTGGCGCTGATCTGGCTCAACCTGCTGACACTGCCTTTGCTCGCGCTATCGGGCTTTATCGCGGTGTGCGGCACGGTGGCCTACAGCGTCGCGGCGCCGGCGCTGGTGCCGTCTCTGGTGTCGCCGAAATTGCTGCCCGCGGCCAATGCGCGGATCGAACTGGCGCGCACCGTTGCTTTCGCGAGCGGACCCGCGCTGGGCGGCGTGCTGGTCGGTTGGGTGGGGGCTGCGCCCGCATTCGGATTTGCCGCCGCACTCTCTGTCGTGGCGGTGGTGCTGCTATCGGGGATTTATGAGCCCGCGCGTGCGCCGGCGCCGCGACGCCATCCGCTGCAGGAGATCAAGGAAGGCGCTGCCTTCGTGCTGCACCATGCGCTGCTGCGGCCGGTATTCATCACGCAGTTCATTTTCAACACGGCATCATTCCTGCTGCTCGCGGTGTTCGTACCCTACGCGGTGCGTCGTCTGGGATTGTCGGCAACCGGCGTCGGCGCCACGCTTGCGATGTACGGCGTGGGCATGGTGGTGGGCGCGCTGTCGGCGACTCGGGTGATGCGGCGCCTGCCATTTGGCACCGTGATCGCGCTTGGGCCGGTGATCGGTTTCATCGCCGCCGTAGTGCTGGCGCTGACGACCTTCGTGCCGAGCCCCGTGCTCGCGGGCTTCGGCTTCTTCCTGCTCGGTGCCGGTCCGATCCTGTGGGTGATCAGCACCACGACGTTGCGTCAATCGGTGACGCCGCCGAGCCTGCTCGGCCGCGTCTCCGCCATCAATATCATGAGCTATGGCGCACGCCCGGTCGGCTCCGCGCTCGGCGCCATCGTCGGCGGATTTTACGGCGCCGAAGCCTGTCTTTATCTGGCGGTCGCGATCTTCGGCGCGCAGGCGCTGGTGATCCTGATGTCGCCGGCGGTCTCGCTGGCGCAGCAGCCGGAGATGGTAGGTGAGCCGGCGAAAGCGCTGCGGGCTTGCTGA
- a CDS encoding Nramp family divalent metal transporter translates to MDARTPDLNPDSSPTAVAASQLDGSGWRAARGEPSLAGMFASVQTAKQGSFWRKLLAFLGPGYLVAVGYMDPGNWATSLAGGSRFGYALLTVALLSNVMAIVLQSLCTRLGVGAGRDLAQACRDSFPRWVSLPLWLSAEIAITATDLAEVIGTAIGLNLLFHIPLEIGVIITAADVFLILALQAFGFRWIEAFVVAMLGVIAACFAVQIAMADPDWGAVLRGFAPTSEILANPQMLYLALGILGATVMPHNLYLHSGLVQTRSYGDSVSEKREAIKLATIDSSIALCLALVINASILILAAATYHRAGKIDVAELDQAHAFLAPLLGSTLAPTLFAVALLCCGLNSTITATLSGQIVMEGFLNLRIAPWLRRMVTRMIAIVPAVVVTIWAGEKATGQLLIFSQVVLSLQLPFAVVPLVMFTASRAKMGPFVAPRWLTLLATLTAAIIIALNIKLVFDFMIG, encoded by the coding sequence ATGGACGCTAGAACTCCGGATTTAAATCCTGATTCCTCTCCAACGGCCGTGGCAGCCTCTCAGCTGGACGGCTCCGGCTGGCGCGCGGCGCGAGGCGAACCCTCGCTGGCCGGCATGTTCGCCTCGGTGCAGACGGCGAAACAAGGGTCTTTCTGGCGCAAGCTGCTGGCCTTCCTCGGCCCGGGATATCTGGTCGCGGTCGGCTACATGGACCCCGGCAATTGGGCGACCTCGCTCGCGGGCGGTTCCAGATTCGGCTACGCGCTGCTGACGGTCGCATTGTTGTCCAACGTGATGGCGATCGTGCTGCAGTCGCTTTGCACGCGGCTCGGCGTCGGCGCGGGGCGCGATCTCGCACAGGCCTGCCGCGATTCCTTTCCGCGTTGGGTGTCGCTGCCGCTGTGGCTGTCGGCGGAAATTGCGATCACCGCGACCGACCTCGCCGAGGTGATCGGCACCGCGATCGGCCTCAATCTCTTGTTTCATATTCCGCTCGAGATCGGCGTGATCATCACCGCCGCCGACGTGTTTCTGATCCTCGCGCTGCAGGCGTTCGGCTTTCGCTGGATCGAGGCCTTCGTGGTGGCGATGCTGGGCGTGATCGCAGCCTGTTTCGCCGTCCAGATCGCGATGGCCGATCCCGACTGGGGGGCGGTGCTGCGAGGCTTCGCGCCGACCAGCGAGATCTTGGCCAATCCGCAAATGCTGTATCTCGCGCTCGGCATTCTCGGCGCCACCGTCATGCCGCACAATCTCTATCTGCATTCGGGCCTGGTGCAGACGCGCAGCTATGGCGACAGCGTCAGCGAAAAGCGCGAAGCGATCAAGCTCGCGACGATCGATTCCTCGATCGCGCTGTGTCTGGCGCTCGTCATCAATGCGTCGATCCTGATCCTGGCGGCGGCGACCTATCATCGCGCCGGCAAGATCGACGTCGCCGAACTCGACCAGGCGCATGCGTTCCTGGCGCCGCTGCTTGGCTCGACGCTGGCGCCGACGCTGTTTGCGGTCGCGCTGTTGTGCTGCGGGCTGAATTCAACGATCACCGCGACCTTGTCGGGCCAGATCGTGATGGAGGGATTTCTCAATCTGCGCATCGCGCCATGGCTGCGGCGGATGGTGACGCGGATGATTGCGATCGTGCCGGCGGTGGTCGTCACGATCTGGGCCGGCGAGAAAGCGACCGGTCAGCTCCTGATTTTCAGCCAGGTGGTGCTCAGCCTGCAATTGCCGTTCGCCGTGGTGCCGCTGGTGATGTTCACCGCCAGCCGGGCCAAGATGGGACCTTTCGTCGCGCCGCGCTGGCTGACGCTGCTGGCCACGCTGACGGCGGCGATCATCATCGCGCTGAACATCAAGCTGGTGTTTGATTTTATGATCGGCTGA
- a CDS encoding arginyltransferase: MTQHSRDTPQFYLTAPSPCPYLPGRHERKVFTHLVGDKAGDLNDLLTHGGFRRSQSIAYRPACDQCRACVSVRVVANEFRPSRNFRKILARNTDIVGEQRSAVPTSEQYSVFRAYLDQRHRHGGMADMTVLDYAMMVEDSHVETRIIEYRRRNIDSGITGRGSDLLAVALTDVLSDGLSMVYSFFEPSEQSRSLGTFMILDHINRARRQGLPYVYLGYWIEGSKKMDYKGRFLPQQRLAPSGWLRVDASGEVPSEPQD; this comes from the coding sequence GTGACCCAGCATTCGCGTGACACCCCGCAGTTCTATCTGACTGCGCCCTCGCCCTGCCCCTATCTGCCGGGCCGGCACGAGCGGAAGGTGTTTACGCATCTGGTCGGCGACAAGGCAGGCGACCTCAACGACCTTTTGACCCATGGCGGGTTCCGGCGCAGCCAGTCGATTGCCTATCGGCCCGCCTGCGATCAGTGCCGCGCCTGCGTCTCGGTGCGCGTCGTCGCCAACGAATTCCGGCCCTCGCGTAATTTCAGGAAAATCCTCGCCCGCAACACCGACATTGTCGGCGAACAACGCAGCGCGGTGCCGACGTCGGAGCAATATTCGGTCTTTCGCGCCTATCTGGACCAGCGCCACCGCCACGGCGGCATGGCCGACATGACGGTGCTGGACTACGCCATGATGGTCGAGGACAGCCACGTCGAAACCCGGATCATCGAATATCGCCGCCGCAACATCGATAGCGGCATCACCGGCCGCGGCTCCGATCTGCTCGCGGTCGCGCTGACCGACGTGCTGAGCGACGGACTGTCGATGGTGTATTCGTTCTTCGAGCCGTCCGAGCAAAGCCGTTCACTTGGCACCTTCATGATCCTCGACCACATCAACCGCGCGCGACGCCAGGGACTGCCTTACGTTTATCTCGGCTACTGGATCGAAGGCTCGAAGAAGATGGACTACAAGGGCCGCTTCCTGCCGCAGCAGCGGCTTGCGCCCAGCGGCTGGCTGCGCGTCGATGCCTCGGGCGAAGTGCCGTCGGAACCGCAGGATTGA
- a CDS encoding RDD family protein — protein sequence MSYSGSGNTGGGAWRNEGEAQPHAFDPWSQPELFRGVLTRRIFAFLVDLVVLSVPVILACVFIAVFGLVTLGLGWALFWLVSPASVIWALVYYGSSLGGPHSATLGMRLMDLEMRTWYGSPSYFVLGAAHALLFWVSVSFLTPFVLLIGLFNGRRRLLHDIVLGTVIVNSSVRVPVPQPARTF from the coding sequence ATGTCTTACAGTGGTTCGGGTAATACCGGCGGCGGTGCCTGGCGCAATGAGGGCGAAGCTCAGCCGCATGCCTTCGATCCCTGGTCGCAGCCCGAATTGTTTCGCGGCGTGCTGACCCGCCGGATATTTGCGTTCCTGGTTGACCTCGTCGTGCTTTCGGTGCCCGTGATTTTGGCCTGCGTGTTCATTGCCGTGTTCGGCCTGGTCACGCTGGGGCTGGGCTGGGCGCTGTTCTGGCTGGTGTCGCCGGCCTCGGTGATCTGGGCGCTGGTCTATTACGGCTCCTCGCTCGGGGGGCCGCATTCCGCGACCCTCGGCATGCGGCTGATGGATCTGGAGATGCGCACCTGGTACGGCTCGCCCAGCTACTTCGTGCTGGGCGCCGCGCATGCCCTGCTGTTCTGGGTGTCGGTATCTTTCCTCACGCCGTTCGTTCTGCTGATCGGGCTGTTCAACGGCCGCCGGCGCCTGCTGCACGACATCGTCCTGGGAACCGTGATCGTTAACAGCTCGGTCCGTGTCCCGGTACCGCAGCCGGCGCGGACGTTCTGA